In one window of Vanrija pseudolonga chromosome 5, complete sequence DNA:
- the STL1_4 gene encoding Sugar transporter STL1 has protein sequence MGGLLTGDAWVAQFPEINTNKGANGSSSLQGTVVAIYEIGCLFGSLIAFAIGDYLGRRRMIMLGSVILIIGAALQTAAYGIPQFIVGRIVAGIGNGINTSTVPLWHSETTRAHNRGRAVATELAINTFGTMSSYWIDYGFSFVKNQSQFRAPLGFQMAFAIVTLVLIQWCPESPRWLLSRGRDADAQAVLRQLSVEPLAYRDAVVDAEFKQITEWIAEEKAALVRDGKPISQFRACFTNGKDRYFHRLVLGMGSQFMQQLCGINAIAYYSAVIFEQSVGLARNTSLLLAGGNGIVNHLASIPPIFIIDRIGRRKLMIWSVAGQAVCMALMAGGTSRTAHGPGIVATTGIFFFSFFFASGLLSVPWLYPTEIAPLPIRTCSAALGSASNWIWNFVVVEITPISLHSIGYKTYIYFAIFNALFVPLIYFFYPETRQLSLENVDLLFTGPKVLMHLPEELRVPEPVVSTTSPQPDVEKKGDSGSYVVHAEFK, from the exons ATGGGTGGTCTCTTGACTGGCGACGCGTGGGTCGCGCAGTTCCCCGAGATCA ACACGAACAAGGGCGCGAATGGGTCTTCCTCGCTCCAGGGTACAGTCGTGGCCATCTACGAGATTGGGTGTCTCTTCGGCTCGCTGATCGCGTTCGCAATCGGCGACTATCTCGGCCGGCGACGAATGATCATGCTCGGCAGCGTGATCCTCATCATTGGGGCTGCGCTCCAGACTGCCGCGTACGGCATCCCACAGTTCATTGTCGGCCGCATCGTAGCAGGCATCGGTAACGGTATCAACACGTCCACTGTGCCTCTGTGGCATAGcgagacgacgcgcgcgcataATCGCGgcagggcggtggcgaccgAGCTGGCCATCAACACGTTCGGCACG ATGTCATCTTACTGGATCGACTACGGCTTCTCGTTCGTCAAGAACCAGTCGCAGttccgcgcgccgctcgggTTCCAGATGGCCTTTGCGATCGTGACGCTCGTCCTGATCCAGTGGTGTCCCGAGTCGCCGCGATGGCTGCTCTCGCGCGGGCGGGATGCCGATGCGCAGGCGGTGCTGAGGCAGCTGTCGGTCGAGCCACTCGCGTACCGCGATGCAgtggtcgacgccgagtttAAGCAGATCACCGAGTGgatcgccgaggagaaggcagCACTCGTGCGCGACGGAAAGCCAATCTCGCAGTTCCGCGCGTGCTTCACGAACGGCAAGGACCGGTACTTCCACCGCCTGGTGCTCGGCATGGGCTCGCAGTTCATGCAGCAGCTGTGCGGCATCAATGCGATCGCGTACTACTCGGCCGTCATCTTTGAGCAGTCGGTCGGGCTAGCGCGCAAcacgtcgctgctgctggccggcggcaacggcatcGTCAACCATCTCGCGTCGATCCCGCCCATCTTCATCATTGACCGCATCGGACGGCGCAAGCTCATGATCTGGTCGGTGGCGGGACAGGCAGTGTGCATGGCCCTCATGGCGGGCGGGACGAGCAGGACCGCGCATGGCCCCGGCAtcgtggcgacgacgggcatcttcttcttctccttcttctttGCCTCGGGCCTGCTCTCCGTCCCCTGGCTCTACCCGACCGAGATTGCGCCGCTTCCTATCCGAACCTGCTCTGCGGCGCTTGGTTCGGCATCCAACTGGATT TGGAACTTTGTCGTGGTCGAGATCACGCCCATTTCGCTCCATTCGATCGGGTACAAGACGTACATCTACTTTGCCATCTTCAACGCGCTCTTCGTGCCGCTCATCTACTTCTTCTATCCCGAGACCCGGCAGCTCTCGCTCGAGAACGTCGATCTGCTCTTTACTGGGCCCAAGGTGCTCATGCACCTGCCCGAGGAGCTGCGTGTCCCGGAGCCTGTGGtgagcacgacctcgcctcAACCCGATGTGGAGAAGAAGGGAGACAGTGGCTCTTATGTCGTGCACGCTGAATTCAAATAG
- the PET18 gene encoding Protein PET18 translates to MSFTTTLRQRADAPWTAAVSSRFVRELWAGTLPDTVLATYLAQDSLFVDTFVALIGTAIATADLPRVRIRHARQLGLVANDEDGYFDRALRRLRTRGAGGLGDAAASDVDPSPLAPTEGFLRLMAEARDSQSYALALTVLLVAEWLYLDWGNLALPTPPDWLHADWIDLHRGPGFETWVQLLKDETDRVAELVDAGTRARMEEMFERAVGLERDFFDVTYAAGAGAASVA, encoded by the coding sequence ATGTCCTTCACAACCACcctccgccagcgcgccgacgccccctGGACCGCGGCCGTCAGCTCGCGCTTCGTGCGCGAGCTGTGGGCCGGCACCCTCCCAGACACCGTACTCGCAACCTACCTGGCCCAGGACTCGCTCTTTGTCGACACGttcgtcgcgctcatcggGACGGCGATCGCGACTGCCGACCTGCCGCGGGTCCGTATCCGGcacgcgcgccagctcgggctcgtcgcgaacgacgaggacggatACTTTGATCGCGCTTTGCGGCGCttgcgcacgcgcggcgcgggcgggctAGGCGACGCAGCGGCCTCGGACGTTGATCCGTCGCCTTTGGCCCCGACGGAGGGCTTCCTGCGGCTcatggccgaggcgcgcgattCCCAGAGctacgcgctcgccctcacGGTGCTTCTCGTCGCCGAGTGGCTCTACCTCGACTGGGGCAACCTCGCCCTGCCGACCCCGCCAGACTGGCTTCACGCCGACTGGATCGACCTGCACCGCGGCCCTGGCTTTGAGACCTGGGTCCAGCTGCTCAAGGACGAGACCGACCGCGTTGCAGAACTTGTCGACGCggggacgcgcgcgcgcatggaGGAGATGTTCGAGCGCGCTGTTGGGCTTGAGAGGGACTTCTTTGACGTCACGTatgcggcgggcgcgggcgcggcgagcgtcgcATAG
- the FUM15_5 gene encoding Cytochrome P450 monooxygenase FUM15 — MFTTLTAPLPAPSTVLYALLGVLALGLATVLYLYPYTARTIPFRNLPGPEPASALFGSLLTQQRAEPGTTYSKWAAAYGPTLRFRSILGSWRIVSTDLRAAAWVLQHTGQFHRQTGFNAMLDRMFGRGVLMVEDAAHRRQRRVLAPAFSAVNVANMMPVFWDKAYELDKKLAQVVSDGEKGGAQVDIHLYFMRTALDIIGLAGFNYDFGAADEADNPLSKSMFAATNGIQKPSIVRVLQIFYPALLPLPTRFTRTLDSNRRIQDKVAREIVAARKAELHDVKVEKKADIGKDAISLLIKANMSPDLEERQRLTDEEVLGQIGSLVLAGNETSATALAWTCLHLTQHPEVQVRLRDELDGVPEDRPSMEELHALSYLDSVVHEVLRYDPPLPQVVRMCVQDTIVPLSQPVKGVDGKLMSEIAVSKGTEFVIPINEINRSKEVWGPDADKFNPDRFERAPGATVPGVWGNLVTFNAGPHNCMGYRFALAEIKVMLFVLLRNYTLEALPSNPRIERRGQGFVQRPFVVGEEDKGIQLPVILRRREV, encoded by the exons ATGTTCACAACGCTGACCGCGCCCCTCCCAGCGCCCAGCACGGTGCTGTAcgccctgctcggcgtgcttgcCCTCGGGCTGGCCACCGTGCTCTACCTGTACCCCTACACCGCGCGCACCATCCCGTTCCGCAATCTGCCTGGCCCGGAGCCGGCGTCCGCGCTCTTCGGCTCGCTCCTcacgcagcagcgcgccgagccggggACGACATACAGCaagtgggcggcggcgtacggcCCGACCCTCCGCTTCCGCTCCATCCTCGGCTCGTGGCGTATCGTATCCaccgacctgcgcgccgccgcatggGTCCTCCAGCACACGGGCCAGTTCCACCGCCAGACAGGCTTCAACGCCATGCTCGACCGCATGttcggccgcggcgtgctcatggtcgaggacgccgcgcaccgccgccagcggcgcgtgctcgccccTGCGTTCTCCGCTGTCAACGTGGCCAACATGATGCCCGTGTTCTGGGACAAGGCgtacgagctcgacaagaagctcgcccaggtcgtcagcgacggcgagaagggcgGCGCACAGGTCGACATCCACCTGTACTTTATGCGCACGGCGCTCGACATCATCGGGCTAGCGGGGTTCAACTATGACTTTGGTgccgcggacgaggcggacaaCCCGCTCAGCAAGTCCATGTTCGCGGCGACCAACGGCATCCAGAAGCCGAGCATCGTGCGCGTGCTCCAGATCTTCTACCCGGCGTTGTTGCCCCTC CCGACCCGCTTCACCCGCACTCTCGACTCGAACCGCCGTATCCAGGACAAGGTGGCCCGCGAGAttgtcgccgcgcgcaaggccgagttGCACGAcgtcaaggtcgagaagaaggcggATATCGGCAAGGACGCGATTTCGCTGCTCATCAAGGCGAACATGTCCCCGGATCTGGAGGAGAGGCAGCGGTTGACCGATGAGGAGGTGCTGGGGCAGATCGGGTCATTG GTCCTCGCCGGCAACGAAACCTCGGCCACGGCACTGGCCTGGACGTGCCTCCACCTCACACAGCACCCCGAAGTGCAGGTccgcctgcgcgacgagctcgacggcgtgcccgaGGACCGGCCGAGCAT GGAGGAACTCCACGCGCTCAGCTACCTCGACAGCGTGGTACACGAGGTGCTCCGCTACGACCCGCCCCTGCCGCAGGTCGTGCGAATGTGCGTGCAGGACACGATCGTGCCGCTCTCGCAGCCCGTCAAGGGGGTGGACGGGAAGCTCATGAGCGAGATCGCCGTGAGCAAGGGGACCGAGTTTGTGATCC CAATCAACGAGATCAACAGGTCCAAGGAGGTCTGGGGTCCCGACGCGGACAAGTTCAACCCGGACCGCTTTGAGCGTGCGCCCGGCGCGACCGTGCCAGGCGTATGGGGAAACCTCGTGACCTTCAACGCCGGGCCGCACAACTGCAT GGGGTACCGCTTCGCGCTGGCCGAGATCAAGGTCATGCTCTTTGTCCTCCTGCGTAACTAtacgctcgaggcgctgccgTCCAACCCGCGCAtcgagcgccgcgggcaGGGATTCGTTCAGCGCCCGTTTGTcgtgggggaggaggacaaggGGATCCAGCTACCCGTCATcctgcgccggcgtgagGTGTAG